One stretch of Alcaligenes faecalis DNA includes these proteins:
- a CDS encoding NAD(P)-binding domain-containing protein produces MTTSPLLHRVALIGAGEVARFYSAALKSAGVQVPFILVRRESAAASELAQQLGAQLCSQADARWQDLDGVLSAVTGTQAYVVAKAVMPHLSAGTLYMDLCTAEPQDMESMDVLAQQQGIELADLAIMGSVPSTGAQTALLAAGQGAGRAATFWQAQGAPVRILPGQAGDAMRLKLLRSLMTKGLEALGIENLMLAERMGLRAELYEVLEDLNQRGLQDFMESCLRSHLVHGVRRRDEVLQVRRQLELAGIAPRVTNGVLDFFEHTAQTESLQRAQAVGTQESLEVFLEEARLPSSRS; encoded by the coding sequence ATGACAACATCTCCCTTATTGCATCGCGTTGCCCTGATCGGGGCGGGCGAAGTCGCGCGGTTTTATAGCGCAGCCTTGAAGTCGGCGGGTGTGCAGGTGCCATTTATCCTGGTGCGCCGGGAGAGTGCGGCAGCCAGTGAACTGGCCCAGCAATTGGGAGCACAGCTGTGTTCGCAGGCGGATGCGCGCTGGCAGGATCTGGACGGGGTGTTGTCGGCTGTCACGGGGACGCAGGCATATGTAGTGGCCAAGGCCGTCATGCCGCACTTGTCCGCAGGGACCTTGTACATGGATTTGTGTACGGCCGAGCCTCAGGACATGGAAAGCATGGACGTTCTGGCGCAACAGCAGGGAATCGAGCTGGCTGATCTGGCGATTATGGGCTCCGTGCCCTCTACAGGCGCTCAGACAGCTTTGTTGGCAGCAGGGCAGGGGGCAGGCAGGGCAGCGACCTTCTGGCAGGCTCAAGGCGCTCCTGTGCGTATCTTGCCGGGACAGGCTGGGGATGCGATGCGCCTGAAGCTGCTGCGCAGCCTGATGACCAAGGGGCTGGAGGCCTTGGGGATTGAAAACCTGATGCTGGCCGAACGCATGGGCTTGCGGGCCGAGCTGTATGAAGTGCTGGAGGATTTGAACCAGCGGGGCTTGCAGGACTTTATGGAATCCTGCTTGCGTAGCCATCTGGTGCACGGCGTGCGCCGCCGTGACGAGGTTCTGCAAGTGCGTCGTCAGCTGGAGCTGGCAGGCATCGCACCAAGAGTGACCAATGGCGTACTGGATTTCTTTGAGCACACAGCGCAGACTGAGTCTCTGCAAAGAGCTCAGGCCGTGGGGACGCAGGAGAGTCTGGAAGTGTTTCTGGAAGAGGCCCGGCTGCCGTCTTCTCGGTCTTAG
- the mgtE gene encoding magnesium transporter: MQENLVPPTSPSDTPKPRRLEPEDAQQALYRLKNILKRQEVVESLAQRQFEDDDRSNLLEGLIHRQHESEIKSILNDLHPADIAFILESLPELERQAIWQLVDAEHDADVLLEVADWARESLIRSMDAADLIAAAGNMDADEIADLVPDLPPDVVAAVQRGLTDEERAQLIEAMGYPEDTVGAIMDFDMVRVREDVTLEVVLRYLRRLQELPDHTDQIFVVDRADKLQGTLSLTRMLVSEPETLVSSVMSTDYLALNPLDSDSDTAGAFERYDLVSAPVVDDIGRLIGRVTIDEVVDVLQEDSEEQALSRAGLQEDDIFSPIRTAIRNRAPWLLINLCTAATASFIASRFEDTVSHIVILAFLMSIVAGIGGNSGNQTMTMIIRAIATGRVTGSNVLPLIKRELLVTFLVGVCGSAVTAFFAWFISGSIAIAAVMMAAMIGNMLIGAALGVMIPILRDRFGNDPAVGSSVLLTFATDSLGFLLFLGLATVFLL; the protein is encoded by the coding sequence ATGCAGGAAAACCTGGTACCCCCTACTTCGCCCAGTGACACTCCCAAGCCACGCCGCCTGGAGCCCGAGGATGCGCAGCAGGCACTTTATCGCCTGAAGAACATCCTCAAGCGCCAGGAAGTCGTAGAGTCACTGGCCCAGCGCCAGTTCGAGGACGACGACCGCTCCAACCTGCTTGAGGGCTTGATCCATCGCCAGCATGAGAGCGAGATCAAGTCCATCCTGAACGATCTGCACCCGGCCGACATTGCCTTCATTCTGGAGTCCTTGCCCGAGCTGGAACGCCAGGCCATCTGGCAGTTGGTGGATGCCGAGCACGATGCAGACGTGCTGCTGGAAGTAGCGGACTGGGCGCGTGAGTCGCTGATTCGCTCCATGGACGCCGCGGACCTGATCGCCGCCGCCGGCAATATGGATGCCGACGAGATTGCCGACCTGGTGCCTGACTTGCCGCCCGATGTGGTGGCAGCCGTGCAGCGCGGCCTGACAGACGAAGAGCGTGCGCAACTGATCGAAGCCATGGGCTACCCCGAAGATACGGTGGGTGCCATCATGGACTTTGACATGGTGCGTGTGCGCGAGGACGTGACCCTGGAAGTGGTCTTGCGTTACCTGCGTCGTTTGCAGGAACTGCCCGACCATACTGACCAGATTTTCGTGGTGGACCGTGCCGACAAACTGCAAGGCACGCTATCCCTGACCCGCATGCTGGTCAGCGAACCTGAAACGCTGGTGTCCTCTGTCATGTCCACCGATTATCTGGCTTTGAATCCGCTGGATTCGGACTCGGATACTGCCGGGGCATTTGAGCGTTATGACTTGGTGTCTGCACCCGTGGTGGACGATATTGGCCGCCTGATTGGCCGAGTCACCATTGACGAAGTGGTGGACGTGCTGCAAGAGGACTCGGAGGAACAAGCCCTGTCTCGCGCCGGTCTGCAAGAGGACGACATTTTCTCGCCTATCCGTACGGCTATCCGCAACCGGGCTCCCTGGCTGCTGATCAACCTCTGTACGGCGGCAACGGCTTCGTTCATTGCCTCGCGCTTTGAGGACACCGTCAGCCACATCGTGATCCTGGCTTTCCTGATGTCGATTGTGGCCGGTATTGGCGGCAACTCCGGCAACCAGACCATGACCATGATTATTCGTGCCATTGCCACAGGCCGTGTCACGGGGTCCAACGTCCTGCCACTGATCAAGCGCGAGCTGCTGGTGACCTTTCTGGTCGGTGTCTGTGGCAGTGCGGTGACGGCTTTCTTTGCCTGGTTCATCTCCGGCTCGATCGCAATTGCCGCCGTGATGATGGCCGCCATGATCGGCAATATGCTGATTGGCGCGGCACTGGGCGTAATGATCCCGATTCTGCGTGACCGCTTTGGTAATGACCCCGCTGTGGGTTCCTCGGTACTGCTGACCTTTGCGACGGACTCGCTGGGCTTCCTGCTGTTCCTGGGACTGGCGACGGTGTTCCTGCTGTAA
- a CDS encoding acyl-CoA thioesterase has product MPMPTDANIHGDVFGGWIMSQVDIAGAIPATRRAQGRVATISVNAFTFKQPVFVGDLLSFYTEIIKTGRTSITVSVEVYAERKRLQLETVKVTEATLTYVATDDERRSRPLPPL; this is encoded by the coding sequence ATGCCCATGCCCACGGACGCCAATATTCACGGTGACGTGTTTGGTGGCTGGATCATGTCCCAGGTGGACATTGCCGGAGCGATTCCTGCAACACGACGCGCCCAAGGCCGGGTTGCCACGATTTCCGTGAATGCCTTCACCTTCAAGCAGCCCGTGTTTGTGGGTGATTTGCTGAGCTTCTACACGGAAATCATCAAAACCGGCCGCACCTCCATTACGGTGTCGGTGGAAGTGTATGCAGAACGCAAACGCCTGCAACTGGAAACGGTCAAGGTAACGGAAGCCACACTGACCTATGTGGCCACCGATGACGAGCGCCGCAGCCGCCCGCTGCCCCCTCTCTAA
- a CDS encoding M20 aminoacylase family protein translates to MKLFDPISAWSHEIAAIRRDLHTYPELAFEETRTADQVASWLEKWDIPVHRGLGVTGVVGILKGTGGEGPSVGLRADMDALPMQELNEFEHKSRHDGKMHACGHDGHTAMLLGAARYLSEHRDFAGTIYLIFQPAEEGFGGAREMIKDGLFTLFPMQAVFGLHNWPGMPAGTFGVLPGGMMASSNTFEIRIEGKGAHGGMPHLGVDPIMAAVQLAQSLQTIVSRNVDPLEPVVLSITQIHAGSADNVIPNEAVMRGTVRTFSTEALDLVETRMRELCEQSCAAQGCKAEFDFDRRYPPTINNPEQAAFCAQVIRELVGPDKLRQDIRPSMGAEDFSFMLQEVPGCYVWLGNGDGDHRSQGHGMGPCMLHNGSYDFNDALIPIGASYWAKLALDWLAQHR, encoded by the coding sequence ATGAAGCTGTTTGATCCCATTTCCGCCTGGTCCCATGAAATTGCGGCCATCCGGCGTGATCTCCACACCTACCCCGAACTGGCTTTCGAGGAAACCCGGACGGCCGATCAGGTCGCATCCTGGCTGGAGAAATGGGACATTCCGGTACATCGTGGCCTGGGCGTGACGGGCGTTGTCGGTATCCTGAAAGGGACAGGCGGCGAGGGCCCATCCGTCGGACTGCGCGCCGATATGGACGCCCTGCCCATGCAGGAGCTGAACGAGTTCGAACACAAAAGCCGTCACGACGGCAAGATGCATGCCTGTGGACACGATGGGCATACCGCCATGCTGCTGGGCGCAGCGCGCTACCTGTCCGAGCACCGTGATTTTGCGGGCACCATCTATCTGATTTTCCAGCCTGCCGAAGAAGGTTTTGGCGGCGCACGTGAAATGATCAAGGACGGCTTGTTCACGCTGTTCCCCATGCAAGCTGTCTTTGGCCTGCATAACTGGCCCGGCATGCCCGCTGGCACCTTCGGCGTCTTGCCAGGTGGCATGATGGCCTCCAGCAATACCTTTGAAATTCGTATTGAAGGCAAAGGTGCCCACGGTGGCATGCCCCATCTGGGCGTGGACCCCATCATGGCGGCAGTGCAGCTGGCACAAAGTCTGCAAACCATTGTCAGCCGCAATGTGGACCCGCTGGAACCCGTGGTGCTGAGCATTACCCAGATTCATGCCGGCTCTGCCGACAACGTCATCCCCAACGAGGCCGTCATGCGCGGCACGGTACGCACCTTTTCCACCGAAGCGCTGGACCTGGTCGAGACCCGCATGCGCGAACTGTGTGAGCAAAGCTGTGCCGCCCAGGGTTGCAAGGCCGAGTTCGACTTTGACCGCCGCTACCCTCCTACCATCAATAATCCCGAACAAGCGGCCTTTTGCGCGCAAGTCATCCGGGAGCTGGTCGGCCCCGACAAGCTGCGTCAGGACATCCGCCCTTCCATGGGTGCCGAAGATTTCTCCTTCATGTTGCAGGAAGTCCCCGGCTGCTATGTCTGGCTAGGCAATGGTGATGGCGACCATCGCAGCCAGGGCCACGGCATGGGCCCGTGCATGCTGCACAACGGCAGCTACGACTTCAACGACGCCCTGATCCCCATTGGCGCCAGCTACTGGGCCAAACTGGCTCTGGACTGGCTGGCACAACACCGTTGA
- a CDS encoding AMP-binding protein codes for MDTQQKPWLEHYPASVPHDIQLGAEQTLIDCLDAAMKKHKDRTALTFMGHDISYEHLDRSADAFAAWLQAQGLERGSRVMLMLPNGLPFLICLLGTMRAGMVGVNTNPQYTERELEFQLADSQAQVIVILETFAHVLQQVPANVKPPHVVLSTVGDLMGFKGSVVNFAVRYLKRMVPSYSLPGSRSLETVLEQGSKLSLNRLPAKPDDLALLQYTGGTTGRPKGAMLSQRNLMANVLQVEAVGFPALGDFKGPAYTMMVALPLYHIFALTVCGLFAMYAGMHMVLVMNPRDLNSVYKAWKRNPPEVVPAVNTLFNALANHEKFRTLPFAQLKLCLAGGAALQKAVAERWLAVTGCPLIEGYGLSETSPVVAVNSTDSREYSGTIGFPLPSTDVLLLDEQGQPVAMGEQGELAVKGPQVMSAYWNQPEETANVFTPNGFLKTGDIGVMDQQGRIRLVDRKKDMILVSGFNVYPNEIEDVVAAHPDVLEVAAVGVPSEHSGESIKLFVVKRNPSLTEADIKQWCKERLTAYKRPRIIEFRDELPKSNVGKILRRVLRDEEAKPKAQA; via the coding sequence TTGGATACTCAGCAAAAACCTTGGCTCGAGCATTATCCGGCCTCCGTGCCCCATGACATTCAGCTAGGCGCCGAGCAGACCTTGATCGATTGTCTGGATGCCGCCATGAAAAAGCATAAGGACAGGACCGCGCTGACCTTTATGGGGCATGACATTTCCTATGAACATCTGGACCGCAGCGCGGATGCCTTTGCGGCCTGGCTGCAGGCACAGGGTCTGGAGCGTGGCAGCCGTGTGATGCTGATGCTGCCCAATGGTTTGCCCTTCCTGATTTGCCTGCTGGGCACGATGCGAGCGGGCATGGTGGGTGTCAACACCAACCCCCAGTACACCGAACGTGAACTGGAGTTTCAGCTGGCCGATAGCCAGGCCCAGGTCATTGTGATTCTGGAAACCTTTGCGCATGTGCTGCAGCAGGTTCCAGCCAATGTGAAGCCCCCTCATGTGGTCTTGAGTACCGTCGGTGACCTGATGGGCTTCAAGGGCAGCGTGGTGAATTTTGCCGTGCGTTATTTGAAACGCATGGTGCCGTCTTATTCCTTGCCCGGTTCGCGTAGCCTGGAGACCGTGCTGGAGCAGGGCAGCAAGTTAAGCCTGAATCGCCTGCCCGCCAAACCCGATGATCTGGCGCTGTTGCAATACACAGGCGGCACAACGGGTCGCCCTAAAGGCGCCATGCTGAGCCAGCGCAATCTGATGGCCAATGTCCTGCAAGTGGAAGCCGTGGGCTTTCCTGCTTTGGGTGACTTCAAAGGCCCGGCCTACACCATGATGGTGGCCTTGCCGCTGTATCACATCTTTGCGCTGACGGTTTGCGGCCTGTTCGCCATGTATGCCGGCATGCATATGGTGCTGGTGATGAATCCGCGCGATCTCAATTCGGTTTACAAGGCCTGGAAACGCAATCCGCCTGAAGTCGTTCCGGCGGTGAATACCTTGTTCAATGCGCTGGCGAATCACGAAAAATTCCGTACCTTGCCTTTTGCGCAGCTCAAGCTGTGTCTGGCGGGTGGCGCCGCTTTGCAAAAAGCCGTGGCCGAGCGTTGGCTGGCCGTGACGGGCTGCCCTTTGATCGAGGGCTATGGCCTGTCGGAAACCTCGCCGGTGGTGGCGGTGAACTCGACGGACTCACGCGAGTACAGCGGCACGATTGGCTTTCCTTTGCCCTCTACCGATGTGCTCTTGCTGGATGAGCAAGGCCAACCCGTTGCCATGGGTGAACAGGGCGAGCTGGCCGTTAAAGGGCCACAGGTCATGTCGGCTTACTGGAACCAGCCAGAGGAAACCGCCAATGTCTTTACGCCCAATGGTTTCCTGAAGACGGGCGATATTGGTGTCATGGATCAGCAGGGGCGAATTCGCCTGGTGGATCGCAAGAAAGACATGATTCTGGTGTCGGGCTTCAACGTCTATCCGAACGAAATTGAAGACGTGGTCGCAGCTCACCCTGATGTGCTGGAAGTGGCGGCGGTGGGCGTGCCCAGCGAGCACAGCGGTGAAAGCATCAAGCTGTTTGTGGTGAAGCGTAATCCGTCGTTGACAGAGGCTGATATCAAGCAGTGGTGCAAAGAGCGCCTGACGGCGTACAAGCGGCCGCGCATTATTGAGTTCCGGGATGAACTGCCCAAGAGCAATGTGGGCAAGATCTTGCGCCGAGTCCTGCGAGACGAGGAAGCCAAGCCTAAAGCGCAGGCTTGA
- a CDS encoding inositol monophosphatase family protein: MPLSRLPLSACLDAAVTAAHAAAAILQAYASDRSSLVISNKMHNDLVSQADHEAEQACISVLMERTPDIDIVAEESGGVNTGRPTWYIDPLDGTTNFLHGIPHYAVSVALIAPAGTQMDNGVLAQDTPVIAVVYDPNREELFTAMYGVGAWLNGSRIQSSSSKKLADSVLATGFPFRDFSFSDQYMPSLNAAITGSRGVRRMGAAALDLAWVACGRYDGYWEMGLAPWDVAAGTLLVREAKGVCQDLYQEEPWPVSGHVYAGNAHIADELLGMVRPSLTQRPTKPKP; this comes from the coding sequence ATGCCATTGTCACGTTTACCGCTCAGCGCCTGCCTGGACGCTGCTGTTACCGCAGCCCATGCCGCCGCCGCTATTTTACAAGCCTATGCGTCGGACCGTAGCTCTCTGGTGATCAGCAACAAAATGCACAACGATCTGGTGTCGCAAGCCGATCACGAAGCCGAGCAGGCCTGCATCAGTGTGTTGATGGAGCGCACCCCGGACATTGATATCGTGGCCGAGGAAAGCGGCGGCGTGAATACAGGCCGTCCCACCTGGTACATCGACCCGCTGGATGGCACCACCAACTTCCTGCACGGCATCCCTCACTATGCCGTCTCAGTCGCCTTGATCGCTCCAGCTGGTACACAGATGGATAACGGCGTTCTGGCCCAGGACACCCCGGTCATTGCCGTGGTCTACGACCCCAATCGCGAAGAGCTGTTTACAGCCATGTACGGTGTGGGCGCTTGGTTGAATGGCAGCCGTATCCAGTCCTCCTCCTCGAAAAAGCTGGCGGATTCGGTTTTGGCCACCGGCTTTCCATTCCGCGACTTCTCTTTTTCCGACCAATACATGCCCAGCCTGAACGCCGCCATTACAGGCAGCCGTGGCGTGCGCCGCATGGGTGCTGCGGCACTGGATCTGGCCTGGGTAGCTTGCGGTCGTTACGACGGTTACTGGGAAATGGGCCTGGCTCCTTGGGACGTAGCCGCTGGCACCTTGCTGGTGCGTGAAGCCAAGGGCGTGTGCCAGGACTTGTATCAGGAAGAGCCCTGGCCTGTCAGTGGTCACGTCTATGCAGGCAATGCTCACATTGCCGATGAACTGCTGGGCATGGTGCGTCCTTCGCTGACACAGCGTCCGACCAAGCCCAAGCCTTAA
- the mnmC gene encoding FAD-dependent 5-carboxymethylaminomethyl-2-thiouridine(34) oxidoreductase MnmC has product MAASAFEPLVPAVLEFNEHGVPVSAVYQDSYHPADGPLGQARRVFLQGNGLPERWRGRSQFTICETGFGLGASFLATWQAWRQDPERSQRLHFVSVEAHPFRQADLAILYARLPEELQPQAQELLAAWPTLVPGIHRLELDEGRVTLTLAFGQAETMMRELQCHADAFYLDGFAPRGNPSMWSRSVLGQLVRLAAPGATAASWCCAGQVRRDLASVGFEVEKVPGAGGKWCTIRARLRSHLGRRSSLPPQQGRAVVIGAGLAGAACAWELARKGVPVLVCDPALSKGLDATHQGHRLAAISPIFALDDAPLARLSRNAVLHAWQGWKALPEAARPRRVGTLVFGQAGNSDAEIQQALERLALDQDWVQWLDREQGSALAGVPLQGGGLYFPQGMVVDPGALVAYLLDHPLIRCLPEHVSLQAGQEPGLWDVCNQRGECLESSNRVVIAAAAESLNLLPDELLAQHPMPRLAAMQRLAGQVTYLSAEYALTRGEVTLSGQGYILPVDPQGQVIGSTYERFGESAQVSRQGNQQNIEKVSAMLANPAVEVATPEQGWAGWRCALSDHLPVMGFVPGQPGLFMAAAYGSRGLSWSLLAASLFAAYCLEEPIPLERRLEQALIPR; this is encoded by the coding sequence ATGGCTGCCTCTGCGTTTGAGCCTCTGGTCCCGGCCGTTCTGGAATTCAATGAACACGGCGTTCCGGTCAGCGCGGTGTATCAGGATAGCTATCATCCGGCAGACGGCCCCTTGGGGCAGGCTCGCCGGGTGTTTCTGCAAGGTAATGGTCTGCCCGAGCGCTGGCGGGGGCGATCGCAATTCACGATTTGTGAGACCGGCTTTGGGCTGGGAGCCAGTTTTCTGGCGACCTGGCAGGCCTGGCGTCAGGACCCGGAGCGCAGCCAGCGGCTGCATTTTGTCTCGGTAGAAGCCCATCCTTTTCGTCAGGCAGATCTGGCGATTCTGTACGCCCGCTTGCCCGAGGAGTTGCAGCCCCAAGCTCAGGAGTTGCTGGCAGCCTGGCCCACGCTGGTGCCGGGCATACACAGGCTGGAGCTGGACGAGGGGCGAGTCACGCTGACCTTGGCCTTTGGGCAAGCCGAAACCATGATGCGCGAGCTGCAATGTCATGCGGACGCCTTTTATCTGGATGGCTTTGCACCTCGCGGCAATCCCTCCATGTGGTCGCGTTCGGTCTTGGGGCAACTGGTGCGTCTGGCTGCGCCGGGGGCAACTGCGGCTTCCTGGTGCTGTGCCGGGCAGGTTCGTCGGGATCTGGCCTCGGTCGGTTTTGAGGTGGAAAAAGTCCCCGGTGCTGGGGGCAAGTGGTGCACTATTCGCGCTCGCTTGCGCTCCCATCTGGGACGCCGCAGCAGCTTGCCGCCGCAACAAGGGCGGGCAGTGGTGATCGGTGCTGGTCTGGCGGGGGCGGCCTGTGCCTGGGAGTTGGCTCGCAAAGGTGTGCCTGTGCTGGTCTGTGATCCGGCACTGAGCAAGGGCCTGGATGCCACGCATCAAGGTCACCGTCTGGCTGCCATCTCTCCGATATTTGCTCTGGATGATGCCCCCTTGGCCCGTTTGAGCCGCAACGCTGTTCTGCATGCCTGGCAGGGCTGGAAAGCCTTGCCGGAAGCGGCCCGCCCGCGTCGGGTCGGGACGTTGGTCTTTGGTCAGGCGGGCAATAGTGATGCCGAGATTCAGCAGGCGCTGGAGCGTTTGGCTTTGGACCAGGATTGGGTGCAGTGGCTGGATCGCGAGCAGGGCTCGGCCCTGGCCGGGGTGCCGCTGCAAGGCGGCGGCCTGTATTTCCCGCAAGGCATGGTGGTGGACCCCGGTGCATTGGTCGCCTATCTGCTGGATCACCCCTTGATTCGATGCCTGCCAGAACACGTGTCCCTGCAAGCCGGCCAGGAGCCGGGTTTGTGGGATGTCTGCAATCAGCGGGGAGAGTGCCTGGAAAGCAGCAATCGTGTGGTGATCGCCGCGGCAGCCGAAAGCCTGAACCTGCTGCCTGACGAGCTCCTGGCCCAGCATCCCATGCCGCGGCTGGCAGCGATGCAGCGTCTGGCCGGGCAGGTGACGTACTTGTCTGCCGAGTACGCTTTGACTCGTGGTGAAGTGACTTTAAGCGGTCAGGGCTATATCCTGCCTGTAGACCCGCAGGGGCAAGTCATCGGTAGCACCTACGAGCGTTTTGGTGAATCTGCCCAGGTCAGCCGCCAGGGTAATCAGCAAAATATAGAAAAAGTTTCTGCCATGCTGGCCAATCCCGCTGTGGAGGTGGCAACACCCGAGCAAGGTTGGGCCGGTTGGCGTTGTGCCTTGAGTGATCATTTGCCCGTGATGGGTTTTGTGCCGGGCCAGCCCGGTTTGTTTATGGCTGCGGCTTACGGCTCACGTGGTTTGAGTTGGAGCCTGCTGGCAGCCAGTTTGTTTGCCGCTTATTGTCTGGAGGAACCCATTCCTTTGGAGCGGCGTTTGGAGCAAGCCTTAATACCCCGCTAA
- a CDS encoding glycoside hydrolase family 31 protein, whose protein sequence is MFNHLSLLTTKPAQADFAFVETDFALRIEAHAPGVFRFRCMPLARLDNEKLSTRAKALGDMLLARHEAVSEFQLETADSGWRIEQGEIALHIQSNPWRFEVRRGDQLLLSSAAQPLTLEQEPNSCWQLDLALAEEDALYGLGETLGELDRREETVDTDRPDDRSLPLLWSTQGWGLYINTFERVEHDLGQQDLDAYRARVHAAELDFFLFLGDPSEIINQYSALTGRAGQPGVTPMGLWLDGAQAQDVTSLRELANQCREQGIALDVAVLPPPEPYDFQQDKPTLEWDAARMADPRDAFSALQNDQLQLAAWTRPCVLAGTSLFEEWEDRGWLLINDDDGCAYVFPGDELSGGRDYGLLDLTHKDVFRMWTERQRQMVDDGLGAVLCNARFDIPDAITSRGGESGALLRAIYPVLARQALFDAVAGHKTPQEGVVASRDLSPSSQRFAWQLGPQVENTWAGLTESLKSALATGNSGVPIQIHGWGNAAASTSEMTPELYLRWLAMSVFSANFSLQGIPALRPDAFDEETQAQVAHWLEWRFRLVPYVLGIIEDAVRTGLPVQRSMAQSFPADAQARLWDTQYLLGPALLVAPVLQPGQEIEVYLPEGDAWWDLSTGWRYEGGTTLTMTVGLDRLPVFGREGHMLCLGPVVKHTSEFNSARLLDEVWMFGMPEHSPVVMRNKIRVMQMQGSSYIKGLEGLKILPSEGLEVKRRGAEVRISRAR, encoded by the coding sequence TTGTTTAATCATCTGAGTTTGTTGACGACGAAACCGGCCCAGGCCGATTTCGCTTTTGTCGAAACCGATTTTGCGCTGCGCATCGAAGCTCATGCGCCGGGTGTTTTTCGTTTCCGCTGTATGCCGCTTGCCCGGCTCGATAACGAAAAGCTCAGTACCCGTGCCAAAGCTTTGGGCGATATGCTGCTGGCCCGCCACGAGGCGGTCAGCGAATTTCAACTGGAAACAGCCGATTCCGGCTGGCGGATTGAGCAGGGCGAAATCGCCTTGCATATTCAATCCAATCCTTGGCGCTTCGAGGTCCGGCGCGGCGATCAACTGCTCTTGAGCAGCGCAGCGCAACCTTTGACGCTGGAGCAAGAGCCCAACAGCTGCTGGCAGCTGGATCTGGCCCTGGCCGAGGAAGACGCCCTGTATGGTTTGGGCGAAACCCTGGGCGAGCTGGACCGCCGCGAGGAAACAGTCGATACCGATCGTCCGGACGATCGCAGCCTGCCTTTGCTCTGGAGCACCCAGGGCTGGGGCTTGTACATCAATACCTTCGAGCGGGTGGAACACGATCTGGGTCAGCAAGACCTGGATGCGTACCGCGCTCGCGTACACGCTGCCGAACTGGATTTCTTCCTGTTCCTGGGGGATCCCAGCGAGATCATCAACCAGTACTCCGCCTTGACGGGCCGTGCTGGTCAACCCGGTGTTACGCCCATGGGCTTGTGGCTGGATGGCGCTCAAGCGCAGGACGTGACGTCCTTGCGTGAGCTGGCCAATCAGTGCCGCGAGCAGGGTATTGCGCTGGATGTGGCCGTCTTGCCGCCACCCGAGCCTTACGATTTTCAGCAGGACAAGCCTACGCTGGAGTGGGATGCCGCCCGCATGGCTGACCCCCGTGACGCTTTCTCCGCCTTGCAGAATGATCAGTTGCAGCTGGCCGCCTGGACTCGTCCTTGCGTACTGGCTGGCACCAGCCTGTTTGAAGAGTGGGAAGATCGCGGTTGGCTGCTCATCAATGATGACGACGGCTGCGCCTATGTCTTCCCCGGCGACGAGTTGAGCGGTGGTCGCGACTACGGCTTGCTGGACCTGACCCACAAGGATGTATTCCGCATGTGGACCGAGCGCCAGCGTCAGATGGTCGATGATGGTCTGGGTGCCGTGCTGTGCAATGCCCGTTTTGATATTCCTGATGCCATCACCAGTCGTGGTGGCGAATCTGGCGCCTTGTTGCGTGCGATTTACCCTGTGCTGGCACGTCAAGCCTTGTTTGACGCTGTTGCCGGTCACAAGACCCCACAAGAAGGCGTGGTTGCCAGCCGCGACCTGAGTCCATCTTCCCAGCGCTTTGCCTGGCAGTTGGGCCCGCAGGTGGAAAACACCTGGGCAGGTCTGACCGAGTCCCTGAAGTCGGCTCTGGCTACCGGTAATAGCGGCGTGCCTATCCAGATTCATGGCTGGGGCAATGCAGCCGCATCGACCAGCGAAATGACGCCAGAGCTGTACCTGCGTTGGCTGGCCATGTCGGTTTTCTCGGCAAATTTCAGCCTGCAAGGTATTCCTGCCTTGCGTCCTGATGCGTTTGACGAAGAAACGCAGGCCCAGGTTGCTCATTGGCTGGAGTGGCGTTTCCGACTGGTGCCTTATGTTCTGGGCATTATTGAAGACGCCGTGCGTACGGGCTTGCCTGTACAGCGCTCCATGGCTCAAAGCTTCCCGGCAGATGCTCAGGCTCGCTTGTGGGATACCCAATATCTGTTGGGTCCCGCTTTGCTGGTGGCCCCTGTCTTGCAGCCCGGCCAGGAAATCGAGGTTTATCTGCCTGAAGGCGACGCCTGGTGGGATCTGAGCACCGGTTGGCGCTACGAAGGTGGCACGACCCTGACAATGACCGTGGGTCTGGATCGCTTGCCGGTCTTTGGCCGCGAAGGTCACATGCTGTGTCTGGGACCGGTGGTCAAGCACACATCCGAGTTCAACTCGGCCCGTTTGCTGGACGAGGTCTGGATGTTTGGCATGCCCGAGCACAGCCCGGTGGTGATGCGCAACAAGATTCGCGTCATGCAGATGCAGGGTTCCAGCTACATCAAGGGTCTGGAAGGATTGAAGATCCTGCCGTCCGAAGGGCTGGAGGTCAAACGCCGCGGTGCCGAGGTTCGTATTTCTCGTGCCCGTTAA